In one window of Solanum pennellii chromosome 2, SPENNV200 DNA:
- the LOC107008921 gene encoding uncharacterized protein LOC107008921 yields MMSEEAARDLIPLPEAGMNNEIPSNGSVPVIGVESVDKNSKDKERENPALLVGPCLNGDGKVYTGAEVGNSEVEYIECENLNDVEDVDTSLKTLLTGLDSKDWVLVCEALNDVRRLSLFHKEAMVDMLGNVISLVVKSLKNPRSAVCKTAIMASADIFKAYCDTIIDLMDPLLVQLLLKSSQDKRFVCEAAEKALIAMTTWVSPSLLLPKLQPNLKHRNPRIRAKASSCFSRSVPRLGVEGIKAYGIENLIQIAASQLSDQLPESREAARSLLLELQNIYEKALNVIPPPVVNEDPETMTVSEDPETISWEHFCQSKLSPLSAQAVLRVTNLTREGIVLGS; encoded by the exons ATGATGTCTGAGGAAGCTGCTAGAgatctcattccactacctgaAGCTGGGATGAACAATGAGATCCCCAGTAATGGGAGTGTTCCAGTAATAGGGGTTGAGAGTGTTGATAAAAATTCGAAAGATAAGGAAAGAGAAAATCCTGCCTTACTGGTTGGACCTTGCCTTAATGGAGACGGTAAGGTGTATACTGGGGCAGAGGTGGGAAATTCTGAAGTGGAATACATCGAATGTGAGAATTTGAATGATGTAGAAGATGTTGACACAAGTCTTAAG ACACTGTTGACTGGGCTTGACTCCAAGGACTGGGTTTTAGTGTGTGAGGCACTCAATGACGTTCGGCGTCTGTCCCTATTTCACAAAGAAGCAATGGTTGATATGTT GGGAAATGTGATCTCCCTTGTtgtgaaatctttgaaaaatccgaGAAGTGCTGTTTGTAAGACTGCTATTATGGCATCAGCTGACATTTTCAAAGCATACTGTGACACCATAATTGACTTGATGGATCCACTG CTTGTACAACTTCTTCTGAAATCTTCACAAGACAAGCGATTTGTTTGCGAGGCAGCTGAGAAAGCTCTAATAGCAATGACAACGTGGGTTTCTCCATCACTGTTGTTACCGAAGTTGCAACCAAATCTGAAACACAGAAATCCTAGAATTCGAGCAAAAGCTTCAAGCTGCTTTTCTCGAAGTGTACCACGTCTG GGAGTAGAGGGAATTAAAGCATATGGAATTGAGAACTTGATCCAAATAGCTGCATCCCAGCTCAGTGACCAGCTTCCTGAGTCGAGGGAGGCCGCTCGTTCACTGTTGTTAGAACTGCAAAATATCTACGAAAAAGCACTCAATGTTATCCCCCCACCAGTAGTGAATGAAGACCCAGAAACAATGACCGTGAGTGAAGACCCAGAAACAATTTCCTGGGAGCATTTCTGTCAATCAAAGCTCTCGCCTTTGAGTGCTCAAGCAGTTCTTCGTGTAACCAATCTCACTAGGGAGGGTATTGTTTTAGGTTCATAG
- the LOC107010154 gene encoding RING-H2 finger protein ATL56-like produces MKNQEVGTATRVIILAMVISVLSLFVLVGVLVLIHICVLVREFNRRSDNINMAERGSTNMSMSMSKEDIEKLPCFIFQAKEKGTSTPVDCAICLDNFKVGDKCRMLPQCNHSFHAECIDLWLLKSLYCPICRTSTDILRDCSISAGESSGSGQTRQELS; encoded by the coding sequence ATGAAGAACCAAGAAGTGGGCACTGCCACACGGGTTATAATCCTGGCAATGGTGATATCAGTGCTATCGCTATTTGTTTTAGTCGGAGTTCTTGTCCTGATTCATATCTGTGTACTAGTGAGGGAGTTCAACAGAAGAAGCGACAACATTAACATGGCGGAGAGAGGGAGCACCAACATGTCCATGTCCATGTCCAAGGAGGATATAGAAAAGCTTCCTTGCTTCATTTTTCAAGCCAAAGAGAAAGGAACTAGTACTCCAGTGGACTGTGCAATTTGTTTGGATAATTTCAAGGTGGGTGATAAGTGCAGAATGTTGCCTCAATGCAACCACAGTTTTCATGCCGAATGCATAGACTTGTGGCTCCTTAAGTCTCTCTATTGTCCAATTTGCAGAACTAGCACCGATATTCTGAGGGACTGTTCCATATCTGCAGGAGAAAGCAGTGGAAGTGGTCAAACGAGACAAGAGTTGAGTTGA
- the LOC107011414 gene encoding aldehyde dehydrogenase family 2 member B7, mitochondrial-like isoform X2 has protein sequence MCKRMECILIIRYSNYWRKGIRRFCSSAVVHEEPITPPVEVKYNQLLINGQFVDAASGKTFPTFDPRTGEAITTVAEADTEDVNRAVSAARKAFDEGPWPKMTAYERSCIMLQFADLLERHSDELAALETWDNGKPYEQAANEEIPMLIRLFRYYAGWADKIHGLTAPADSLHHVQTLHEPIGVAGQIIPWNFPLLMFAWKVGPALACGNTVVLKPAEQTPLSALYVSKLFHEVGLPPGVLNVIPGSGSAGADLASHMDVDKIAFTGSTETGKAVVGAAAKSNLKPVTLELGGKSPFIICEDADVDKAVELAHSAVFFNQGQCCCAGSRTFVHERVYDEFVEKAKARALKRIVGDPFKKGVEQGPQIDTEQFEKILKYIKSGTESGATLESGGEKLGSKGFYVQPTVFSNVQDNMLIARDEIFGPVQSLLKFKDVEEVIRRANSSHYGLAAGVFTQNIDAANIISRALRVGTVWVNCFNIFDAAIPFGGYKMSGHGREKGVYSLSNYLQVKAIVTPLKNPAWL, from the exons TTAGATACTCCAACTACTGGAGAAAGGGTATCAGAAGGTTTTGTAGCAGTGCCGTGGTGCATGAAGAGCCAATCACTCCACCTGTTGAGGTTAAATATAATCAGCTTCTCATCAATGGACAGTTTGTTGATGCAGCCTCAG GAAAGACATTTCCTACATTTGACCCTCGAACAGGGGAAGCAATTACTACGGTTGCGGAGGCCGACACTGAAGATGTCAACCGTGCAGTCTCTGCTGCCCGTAAAGCATTTGATGAAGGACCATGGCCTAAAATGACTGCTTAT GAAAGGTCATGTATAATGTTGCAGTTTGCTGATTTGCTTGAGAGGCACAGTGATGAACTTGCAGCACTTGAGACTTGGGATAATGGAAAGCCTTACGAACAAGCTGCAAATGAAGAAATACCAATGCTCATTCGTCTTTTCAGATACTATGCTg GTTGGGCTGATAAAATTCATGGTCTTACAGCTCCTGCTGACAGTTTGCACCATGTTCAGACCCTGCATGAGCCAATTGGTGTTGCAGGACAGATAATACCCTGGAATTTTCCGTTATTAATGTTCGCCTGGAAAGTTGGCCCTGCACTTGCTTGTGGTAACACTGTCGTACTAAAACCAGCAGAACAAACACCACTCTCTGCCCTGTATGTGTCAAAGTTATTCCATGAG GTTGGACTTCCCCCTGGAGTCTTAAATGTCATTCCTGGATCCGGTAGTGCAGGTGCAGATCTTGCCAGTCATATGGATGTCGATAAG ATTGCTTTTACAGGGTCCACAGAAACTGGTAAAGCTGTCGTAGGTGCAGCTGCAAAGAGCAACCTAAAACCAGTGACTTTGGAGCTCGGAGGAAAATCTCCTTTCATCATTTGTGAAGATGCAGACGTTGATAAAGCTGTTGAGTTGGCTCATTCTGCTGTTTTCTTTAACCAG GGACAATGCTGCTGTGCTGGATCTCGGACATTCGTACATGAaagagtatatgatgaatttgtGGAGAAAGCCAAAGCTCGTGCTTTAAAACGCATTGTTGGAGACCCTTTCAAGAAGGGAGTTGAACAAGGTCCGCAG ATTGATACAGAGCAATTTGAGAAGATCCTGAAGTACATAAAATCTGGTACTGAAAGCGGGGCTACTCTCGAGTCTGGAGGGGAAAAATTGGGTTCCAAGGGCTTCTATGTCCAACCTACTGTCTTCTCAAATGTCCAG GATAACATGCTGATTGCCAGAGATGAGATATTTGGACCAGTGCAGTCCCTCTTGAAATTCAA GGATGTTGAAGAGGTCATCCGAAGGGCAAACTCGTCACATTATGGGTTGGCAGCGGGTGTTTTTACCCAGAATATAGATGCAGCCAACATAATATCTCGAGCCCTTAGAGTAGGGACAGTGTGGGTTAACTGCTTTAACATCTTTGATGCTGCCATTCCATTTGGTGGTTATAAGATGAGTGGACATGGAAGAGAGAAGGGAGTCTACAGCCTAAGTAACTACTTGCAAGTCAAAGCTATTGTTACCCCTCTGAAGAATCCAGCATGGCTGTAG